A genomic segment from Vagococcus zengguangii encodes:
- the xerC gene encoding tyrosine recombinase XerC — MKESWLVSFLTYLIVERHFSEHTKTAYHDDIQDYLDFLVETGEADFLQVTPQDVRIYLSYLYDKGYSRTSISRKISSLRSFYNFLLQQEQLSENPFSYVQMKKGQLRLPRFLFEKEMDVLFETAKGEGPLDYRNLAILELMYGTGIRVSECAGAKLSDIDFNLGVILVRGKGNKERYVPFGSYAADALVDYIENARNELMTKYDKTHEALFVNHYGDPITPKGIEYILKQLIKKSSLTTDIHPHMLRHTFATHLLNNGADMRTVQELLGHVSLSSTQIYTHVTKENLQKSYRNFHPRA; from the coding sequence ATGAAAGAATCATGGTTGGTGAGTTTTTTGACGTATTTAATCGTTGAACGACATTTTTCGGAACATACGAAGACGGCGTATCACGATGATATTCAAGATTATTTAGACTTTTTAGTAGAAACAGGTGAAGCCGACTTTTTACAAGTGACACCACAAGATGTGAGAATTTATCTGTCGTATTTGTATGATAAAGGCTATAGTCGGACGTCGATTAGCCGTAAAATTTCAAGTTTGCGTTCCTTCTACAATTTTTTGTTGCAACAAGAGCAATTAAGTGAGAATCCTTTTTCTTATGTGCAAATGAAAAAAGGGCAATTACGTTTGCCACGTTTTTTATTTGAAAAAGAGATGGATGTGCTCTTTGAAACAGCAAAAGGTGAGGGACCACTGGATTATCGTAATTTAGCGATTTTAGAATTAATGTATGGCACAGGGATTCGTGTGAGTGAGTGTGCAGGAGCTAAGCTGAGTGACATTGATTTTAATTTAGGTGTGATACTAGTTCGTGGTAAAGGGAATAAAGAACGCTATGTGCCGTTTGGCTCGTATGCGGCCGACGCTTTAGTTGACTACATTGAGAACGCTCGCAATGAATTAATGACCAAGTACGACAAGACACATGAGGCGTTGTTTGTGAATCACTACGGCGATCCAATTACGCCAAAAGGGATTGAATATATCTTGAAACAGTTAATAAAAAAGAGTTCGTTAACAACCGATATTCATCCGCATATGTTGCGACATACGTTTGCAACCCACCTACTTAATAACGGGGCGGATATGAGAACTGTCCAAGAATTGTTAGGTCATGTGAGTTTGTCTTCAACGCAAATTTATACACATGTCACTAAAGAAAATTTACAAAAGAGTTATCGTAATTTCCACCCACGCGCGTAA
- the topA gene encoding type I DNA topoisomerase: protein MAFKYLVIVESPAKAKTIEKYLGKNYKVVASVGHLRDLPKSRMAIDFDNNYEPEYISIRGKGPIIKELRKNAKKAQKVYLASDPDREGEAIAWHLAHLLDLDLNDENRVVFNEITKDAVKAAFKEPRKINLDLVDAQQARRILDRIVGYSISPLLWKKVKKGLSAGRVQSVTLKMIIDREKEIKAFVPEEYWSITGNFLKGRKKFKAAFYGINDKKMDLKNTEDVQQVLKKLDGDQFEITDIVKKERKRNPAKPFTTSSLQQEAARKINFRTRKTMMVAQQLYEGIPIGKEGTVGLITYMRTDSTRLSDTVKTEAAKYITETYGAEFSAGMKADGKNKSGSQDAHEAIRPSSIYRTPESLAKYLDKDQMKLYSLIWSRTVASLMTPAVLDTMRVSLNQNGVTFVANGSKIKFPGFMKVYIEGKDDGKEEKENILPDLALGEMVKSVDIEPKQHFTQPPARYTEATLVKTLEENGVGRPSTYAPTLETIQRRYYVKLAQKRFEPTELGEIVNDLTVEYFPQIVNMKFTAEMETELDNVALAKEKWVDVIDSFYQPFKVELEKAEVEMEKVQIKDEPAGFDCELCGSPMVVKLGRFGKFYACSNFPECRHTLAIVKEIGMKCPTCHEGEVIERKTKKNRLFYGCSRYPECEFTSWDKPIPRDCPKCNHFLVEKKVKGGKQVICSHCDYKEEIQK, encoded by the coding sequence ATGGCATTTAAATATTTGGTGATTGTAGAGTCACCTGCAAAAGCAAAGACTATTGAAAAGTACTTAGGAAAGAATTACAAAGTGGTCGCAAGTGTCGGACACTTAAGAGATTTACCCAAAAGCCGAATGGCCATAGATTTTGATAACAATTATGAGCCAGAATACATCTCAATTAGAGGTAAAGGCCCAATTATTAAAGAATTAAGAAAAAATGCAAAAAAAGCACAAAAAGTTTATCTCGCAAGTGACCCGGATAGAGAAGGGGAAGCCATTGCTTGGCATTTGGCTCATTTGTTAGATTTAGACTTAAACGATGAGAATCGCGTTGTCTTTAACGAAATCACAAAAGACGCAGTGAAAGCCGCATTTAAAGAACCACGTAAAATCAATTTAGATTTAGTTGACGCACAGCAAGCTCGTCGTATTTTAGATCGTATTGTGGGATACTCTATTAGTCCATTATTATGGAAAAAAGTTAAAAAAGGCTTGAGTGCTGGTCGTGTGCAATCGGTAACGTTAAAAATGATTATCGACCGTGAAAAAGAGATTAAGGCTTTTGTTCCGGAAGAATACTGGTCAATTACTGGAAACTTCTTAAAAGGGCGCAAAAAATTTAAAGCGGCTTTTTACGGAATCAATGACAAAAAAATGGATTTAAAGAACACTGAAGATGTTCAACAAGTGTTGAAAAAACTTGACGGTGATCAATTTGAAATCACTGATATCGTCAAAAAAGAACGTAAACGTAATCCAGCAAAACCATTTACAACCAGTAGCTTGCAACAGGAAGCTGCTCGTAAAATTAATTTTAGAACGCGTAAAACCATGATGGTTGCGCAACAATTGTATGAAGGAATTCCGATTGGTAAAGAAGGCACAGTCGGGTTAATTACCTACATGCGTACTGACTCAACGCGTTTATCTGATACAGTCAAAACAGAAGCTGCTAAATATATTACGGAAACTTATGGAGCCGAATTTTCAGCAGGTATGAAAGCCGATGGTAAAAATAAATCCGGTTCTCAAGATGCCCATGAAGCGATTCGTCCATCAAGTATTTATCGTACGCCAGAATCATTAGCGAAATATTTAGACAAAGATCAAATGAAACTTTATAGCTTAATTTGGTCACGTACGGTGGCAAGTTTAATGACGCCAGCTGTTCTTGATACAATGCGTGTTAGCTTGAATCAAAATGGGGTTACTTTTGTCGCAAATGGCTCAAAAATTAAGTTTCCTGGCTTTATGAAAGTTTATATTGAAGGTAAAGATGATGGTAAAGAAGAAAAAGAAAATATTTTACCAGATTTAGCATTAGGCGAAATGGTGAAATCAGTTGATATTGAACCAAAACAACATTTCACGCAACCGCCAGCTCGTTATACCGAGGCAACGTTAGTTAAAACTTTAGAAGAAAATGGAGTAGGTCGTCCATCAACTTATGCGCCAACACTAGAGACGATTCAACGCCGTTACTATGTGAAATTAGCACAAAAACGTTTTGAACCAACGGAATTAGGGGAAATCGTTAATGACTTAACGGTTGAGTATTTCCCACAAATCGTTAACATGAAATTTACAGCTGAAATGGAAACAGAACTTGATAATGTCGCTTTAGCTAAAGAAAAATGGGTCGATGTGATCGATAGTTTCTATCAACCATTCAAAGTCGAGCTTGAAAAAGCCGAAGTTGAGATGGAAAAAGTTCAAATTAAAGATGAACCAGCTGGTTTTGATTGTGAATTATGTGGATCACCAATGGTCGTGAAACTTGGTCGTTTTGGTAAATTCTATGCATGTAGCAATTTCCCGGAATGTCGTCATACTTTGGCAATCGTCAAAGAAATCGGCATGAAGTGTCCAACTTGTCATGAAGGTGAAGTGATTGAGCGTAAGACGAAGAAAAATCGTCTATTCTACGGCTGTAGTCGCTACCCAGAATGCGAATTCACGTCATGGGATAAACCAATTCCGAGAGATTGTCCAAAATGTAACCACTTCTTAGTGGAGAAAAAAGTTAAAGGCGGCAAACAAGTCATCTGTAGTCATTGTGACTATAAAGAGGAAATTCAAAAATAA
- a CDS encoding aldose 1-epimerase family protein, which produces MFTLKNDLVTACFKAQGAELTSLQLNDGEVEFLWQGDPEFWGRQAPVLFPFVGRLKDDTYRFEGEDYHLPQHGFARDQVFEMVQQTDDSVTFSLKSSETTKANYPFDFELQIVYRLVGSALTTTYRVHNTGEYTMYYSVGGHPAFNVPINGQGTFEDYNLTVKFSDESLFLPLAGPNIAVDKKEVVEPHFTVPLLREVFKGDALVYATPLNQQEIILSSEKTPHRLSVSYEKLPYVGLWSPYPKEAPFVCIEPWLGIADTTDATGELTEKLGIQRLASHQVAESSYTITIK; this is translated from the coding sequence ATGTTTACCTTAAAAAATGATCTAGTAACAGCTTGCTTTAAGGCGCAAGGCGCTGAGTTAACGAGCTTACAATTAAATGACGGAGAAGTGGAATTTTTATGGCAAGGAGATCCTGAATTTTGGGGGCGTCAAGCACCGGTGTTATTTCCATTTGTTGGTCGTTTAAAAGACGATACGTACCGTTTTGAAGGTGAAGATTATCACTTGCCTCAACACGGGTTTGCTCGTGATCAAGTGTTTGAGATGGTTCAGCAAACAGATGACAGCGTGACGTTTTCACTAAAGAGTTCAGAAACGACTAAAGCTAACTATCCATTTGATTTTGAATTACAAATTGTTTATCGTCTAGTTGGGTCGGCATTAACGACAACTTATCGCGTACACAATACTGGCGAATACACGATGTATTATTCAGTTGGTGGTCATCCGGCTTTTAATGTACCAATCAACGGCCAAGGAACCTTTGAAGACTATAATTTAACGGTTAAGTTTTCAGATGAGAGCTTATTTTTACCTTTAGCGGGTCCAAATATTGCGGTGGATAAAAAAGAGGTAGTTGAGCCTCATTTTACGGTGCCGTTATTACGAGAAGTATTTAAAGGTGACGCGTTGGTTTATGCCACACCATTGAATCAGCAAGAAATTATCTTAAGCTCTGAAAAAACACCGCACCGTTTAAGTGTTAGTTATGAAAAGCTACCGTATGTCGGCTTATGGAGTCCTTACCCAAAAGAAGCGCCGTTTGTTTGTATCGAACCATGGTTAGGAATTGCCGATACAACAGACGCTACTGGCGAATTGACAGAAAAATTAGGCATTCAACGTCTAGCAAGTCATCAAGTTGCAGAAAGCAGCTACACTATCACAATCAAATAA
- the hslV gene encoding ATP-dependent protease subunit HslV, which translates to MGLTTFHSTTICAVEKDGKFAMAGDGQVTMGESVVMKGTAKKVRKIYNDQVVVGFAGSVADAFNLENKFEAKLHEFKGNLTRAAVELAMEWRSDKMMQKLEALLIVMNDKEMLMVSGTGEVIAPDDGILAIGSGGNYALSAARALKRDGREDLTAAEIAKAALTVAGDICVYTNHNIIVEEL; encoded by the coding sequence ATGGGATTAACAACATTTCATAGCACAACCATTTGTGCAGTCGAAAAAGACGGAAAATTTGCGATGGCAGGAGATGGCCAAGTGACAATGGGTGAGTCAGTTGTCATGAAAGGTACTGCGAAAAAAGTTCGTAAAATATATAATGATCAAGTGGTCGTTGGCTTCGCAGGAAGCGTAGCGGACGCCTTTAATTTAGAAAATAAATTTGAAGCAAAATTACATGAATTTAAAGGGAATTTAACCCGTGCTGCAGTTGAATTAGCAATGGAGTGGCGCAGTGATAAAATGATGCAAAAACTTGAAGCCTTACTAATCGTGATGAATGATAAAGAAATGTTAATGGTTTCTGGTACTGGTGAAGTAATTGCCCCTGATGACGGTATTTTAGCCATTGGTTCAGGTGGTAACTACGCGTTATCAGCAGCACGTGCCTTAAAACGTGATGGTCGTGAAGATTTAACAGCTGCCGAAATTGCTAAAGCGGCGTTAACCGTAGCAGGAGACATCTGTGTTTATACTAACCACAATATTATTGTAGAAGAGTTGTAA
- the plsY gene encoding glycerol-3-phosphate 1-O-acyltransferase PlsY — MNIIILLLAYLLGSIPSGVWIGKLFYQKDICNYGSGNTGTTNTFRVLGKKAGIVVLLADVLKGTLATSLPLLFHSDMPILWGGIAAIIGHTFPIFAKFKGGKAVATSAGMLLAYSPLFFVYAASIFVICLLITSMVSLSSMIAAVVVTISTIILPYIWPTILPEFNWVLTLVAAAVSCFIFYRHKDNIVRIKNGTENKVPFGLNKKK, encoded by the coding sequence ATGAATATCATTATTTTATTACTTGCCTATCTGTTAGGTTCGATCCCTTCAGGTGTCTGGATTGGCAAGCTGTTTTATCAAAAAGACATTTGTAATTACGGTAGTGGGAATACCGGCACGACGAATACCTTTAGAGTTCTAGGAAAAAAAGCCGGCATCGTGGTGTTACTAGCCGATGTGTTAAAAGGCACTTTAGCCACTAGCTTGCCTTTACTTTTCCATTCAGATATGCCAATTTTATGGGGCGGAATTGCTGCCATTATTGGACACACTTTTCCTATTTTTGCTAAATTTAAAGGCGGGAAAGCAGTGGCTACTAGCGCAGGGATGTTACTCGCTTATTCACCATTATTTTTTGTTTATGCAGCGTCGATTTTTGTGATTTGTTTATTGATTACAAGCATGGTTAGCTTATCTAGTATGATTGCTGCGGTGGTCGTGACGATTTCAACCATTATCTTACCCTATATTTGGCCGACAATTTTACCCGAATTCAATTGGGTTTTAACGCTTGTCGCAGCAGCGGTCAGCTGTTTTATCTTTTATCGTCATAAAGATAATATTGTTCGCATTAAAAACGGCACAGAAAATAAGGTGCCATTTGGACTTAATAAGAAAAAATAA
- the trmFO gene encoding methylenetetrahydrofolate--tRNA-(uracil(54)-C(5))-methyltransferase (FADH(2)-oxidizing) TrmFO, which produces MEPVVTIIGAGLAGSEAAWQVAQAGVKVHLYEMKKEKKTPAQSTDKFAELVCSNSLRGRSITNAVGLLKEEMRHFDSLIMQAADATEVPAGGALAVDRNLFADYITDKIRNHPNITVFDEEVAHIPAEGVTIVATGPLTSDTLAADIAKFTKSEGLYFYDAAAPIIEKSSINMDKVYLKSRYDKGEAAYLNCPMNKEEFYAFREALVNAEAAPLNSFEDMKVFEGCMPIEVMAERGEKTMLFGPMKPVGLEDPKTGKRPYAVVQLRQDNAAGSLYNIVGFQTHLKWGEQKRIIQMIPGLENAEIVRYGVMHRNTFMNSPKIMQPTYQTREREDLFFAGQMTGVEGYVESAASGLLAGINAAKLIKEEAPIILPRETAIGAMAYYITHAEGKHFQPMNVNFGIIAPLEERIRDKKERYTAIAERALAIIEKI; this is translated from the coding sequence ATGGAACCTGTTGTTACAATCATTGGTGCCGGCTTGGCCGGTAGTGAAGCCGCTTGGCAAGTTGCTCAAGCTGGCGTTAAAGTACATTTATATGAAATGAAAAAAGAGAAAAAAACGCCTGCACAGTCTACTGATAAATTTGCAGAATTAGTCTGCTCAAACTCTTTACGTGGCCGTAGCATTACCAATGCAGTTGGCTTATTAAAAGAAGAAATGCGTCATTTTGATTCATTGATTATGCAAGCGGCCGATGCAACTGAAGTACCAGCAGGTGGCGCTTTAGCAGTTGACCGTAACTTATTTGCGGACTATATTACAGATAAAATTAGAAATCATCCAAACATTACGGTTTTTGATGAAGAAGTGGCACATATTCCAGCTGAAGGTGTGACAATCGTTGCGACTGGTCCGTTAACTTCTGATACGTTAGCGGCTGATATTGCGAAGTTTACTAAATCAGAAGGTTTATATTTCTATGATGCGGCGGCGCCAATTATCGAGAAATCTTCTATCAATATGGATAAAGTTTATTTGAAATCTCGTTATGATAAAGGTGAAGCGGCATACTTAAATTGTCCGATGAACAAAGAAGAATTTTATGCTTTCCGTGAAGCGTTAGTAAATGCTGAAGCAGCACCACTAAATAGTTTTGAAGATATGAAAGTGTTTGAAGGCTGTATGCCAATTGAAGTCATGGCGGAACGTGGCGAAAAAACGATGTTATTTGGACCAATGAAGCCAGTTGGTCTAGAAGACCCTAAAACGGGTAAACGTCCGTATGCGGTTGTCCAATTACGTCAAGATAACGCAGCGGGCTCGTTATACAATATTGTTGGTTTCCAAACACATTTGAAGTGGGGCGAACAAAAACGTATCATTCAAATGATTCCAGGTTTAGAAAATGCTGAAATCGTCCGTTACGGGGTAATGCACCGGAATACCTTTATGAATTCACCAAAAATCATGCAACCAACTTACCAAACGCGTGAACGTGAAGATTTATTCTTTGCGGGTCAAATGACTGGTGTAGAAGGTTATGTTGAAAGTGCGGCGAGTGGTTTATTAGCAGGTATTAATGCAGCCAAATTAATAAAAGAAGAAGCGCCAATTATTTTACCGCGTGAAACAGCGATTGGTGCCATGGCGTACTATATTACGCACGCTGAAGGCAAACATTTCCAACCAATGAATGTTAACTTCGGAATTATTGCTCCACTAGAAGAAAGAATTCGCGATAAAAAAGAACGTTATACAGCAATTGCTGAACGTGCTTTAGCGATTATTGAGAAAATTTAA
- the dprA gene encoding DNA-processing protein DprA, protein MINENFQIFLLKHLKGVGNKGLLKLLNHVILKGTALTDCSNHELIFLLNVLPKYQRVFEKSMQYIEENQELLFEKYIETNSVTILDTDYPTLLLETYNPPIMLFYKGNHKLLQTNTLAVVGTRTMSDYGQQVTNKIVAELINQQYTIVSGLAIGIDTLAHQVAISAHGQTIAVVAHGLDRIYPRENRDLFQKMGTEQLIISEYLEGTPPQKHQFPMRNRIIAGISQGVCVMEAKRRSGSLITAQQALENNREVFAVPGSIRSVTSEGCHELIQNGAKLVSSAQHIIEEINQFKQLNVDKRLTK, encoded by the coding sequence ATGATCAACGAAAATTTTCAAATATTTTTATTAAAACATTTAAAAGGTGTGGGTAATAAAGGTTTACTAAAATTGCTTAATCATGTTATTTTAAAAGGGACAGCATTAACAGATTGTTCAAACCATGAACTAATATTTCTATTGAATGTACTACCCAAATATCAACGTGTTTTTGAAAAAAGTATGCAATATATTGAAGAAAATCAAGAATTACTGTTTGAAAAATATATTGAAACCAATAGTGTGACTATTTTAGATACAGATTATCCTACGTTGCTTTTAGAAACTTATAATCCGCCAATTATGTTATTTTATAAAGGGAATCATAAGTTGTTACAAACCAACACGTTGGCGGTTGTCGGAACTCGAACGATGAGTGATTATGGTCAACAGGTGACTAATAAAATAGTTGCGGAATTAATTAACCAACAGTATACTATCGTAAGTGGGTTAGCAATAGGAATTGACACGCTTGCTCATCAAGTAGCTATTAGCGCACATGGACAGACGATTGCTGTAGTGGCCCACGGTTTAGACCGGATTTATCCTAGAGAGAATCGCGACCTGTTTCAAAAAATGGGCACAGAACAATTAATTATCTCTGAATATTTGGAAGGTACGCCACCCCAAAAACATCAATTTCCGATGAGAAATCGGATTATAGCGGGTATCTCGCAAGGTGTTTGTGTGATGGAGGCCAAACGCCGTAGTGGCTCACTAATTACTGCACAGCAAGCATTAGAGAATAATAGAGAAGTTTTTGCTGTCCCAGGTTCAATTAGGTCAGTAACTTCTGAAGGTTGTCATGAATTGATTCAAAATGGGGCAAAATTAGTTAGCAGTGCGCAACATATAATAGAAGAAATTAATCAGTTTAAACAGCTAAATGTTGACAAACGTTTGACGAAATAA
- the hslU gene encoding ATP-dependent protease ATPase subunit HslU yields MENMNKTPRQIVSELDQYIIGQHNAKKSVAIALRNRYRRMQLDEEMQREVTPKNILMIGPTGVGKTEIARRLAKTVKAPFVKVEATKFTEVGYVGRDVESMVRDLVEASIRIVQEQKHSEVYADAKKLAEDRLVKLLVPGIKKEQKQSRNQMDMMMQMMNAMQNMTGSEEETEEVTDNIKANRVTVKDQLQKGLLDNREITIEIDEPKVQMPMNNPGLEQMGIDLGDTLSALTPKKKIKRTLTVKEAREILIQEESEKLVNKADIHSEAIKVAENSGIIFIDEFDKITSKSDTNGQVSREGVQRDILPIVEGSQVTTKYGPINTDHILFIASGAFHLSKPSDLIPELQGRFPIRVELDDLTKEDFVRILTEPENALVKQYIALLGTENVKVTFSKEAIEEIAEIAYKVNEETDNIGARRLHTILEKLLEDLLFEAAEMQMGEIMITQQYVNEKLGDIVQNQDLSRFIL; encoded by the coding sequence ATGGAAAACATGAATAAAACCCCAAGACAAATTGTGTCAGAATTGGATCAATACATTATTGGTCAACATAATGCAAAAAAATCAGTTGCGATTGCCTTAAGAAATCGTTATCGTCGTATGCAATTAGACGAAGAGATGCAAAGAGAAGTGACGCCTAAAAACATTTTAATGATTGGGCCAACTGGTGTCGGTAAAACGGAAATTGCTCGTCGCTTAGCTAAAACCGTTAAAGCACCGTTTGTAAAAGTCGAAGCAACAAAATTCACCGAAGTTGGTTATGTTGGTCGTGACGTAGAATCAATGGTTCGTGATCTTGTCGAAGCAAGTATTCGCATTGTCCAAGAGCAAAAACATAGCGAAGTCTACGCTGATGCTAAAAAATTGGCGGAAGATCGTTTAGTAAAATTATTGGTTCCTGGTATCAAAAAGGAACAAAAACAATCACGTAACCAAATGGATATGATGATGCAAATGATGAATGCGATGCAAAATATGACGGGTTCTGAAGAGGAAACGGAAGAAGTAACGGATAATATTAAAGCAAATCGTGTGACAGTCAAGGATCAATTACAAAAAGGCTTATTAGATAATCGTGAAATTACAATTGAAATCGATGAACCTAAAGTCCAAATGCCGATGAACAATCCTGGTTTAGAGCAAATGGGGATCGATTTAGGTGACACCTTAAGTGCCTTAACACCAAAGAAAAAAATTAAACGCACATTAACCGTCAAAGAAGCGCGTGAGATTTTAATTCAAGAAGAGTCAGAAAAATTAGTCAATAAAGCGGACATTCACAGCGAAGCCATTAAAGTTGCTGAAAATAGTGGCATTATTTTCATTGATGAGTTCGATAAAATCACCTCAAAATCTGATACTAATGGTCAAGTCTCGCGTGAAGGTGTGCAACGTGATATTTTACCAATCGTTGAAGGGTCACAAGTAACAACTAAATACGGGCCAATCAACACGGATCACATTTTGTTTATTGCTTCAGGAGCCTTCCATCTAAGCAAACCAAGTGATTTAATTCCTGAATTACAAGGTCGTTTCCCGATTCGCGTCGAATTAGATGACTTAACGAAAGAAGACTTCGTACGTATTTTAACCGAACCTGAAAATGCTTTAGTGAAGCAGTATATTGCGTTATTAGGAACTGAAAATGTAAAAGTAACGTTCTCGAAAGAAGCTATTGAAGAAATTGCTGAGATTGCCTATAAAGTTAACGAAGAAACCGATAATATTGGGGCCCGTCGTTTACACACTATTTTAGAAAAATTATTGGAAGATTTACTGTTTGAAGCAGCTGAAATGCAAATGGGCGAGATTATGATTACACAACAATATGTCAATGAAAAACTAGGCGATATTGTCCAAAACCAAGATTTATCTCGTTTTATTTTGTAA
- a CDS encoding ribonuclease HII, with translation MTLTIKSAKELLLNPDTPVEIIAELRQDERKGVQTLIAQYDRRQAKEQAAKELFEQMQAFERAARQQAYQYIAGVDEVGRGPLAGPVVAAAVILPENPDLVGLNDSKQLSHAKRAELLTKIKEQALAIGIGIVSPEEIDRINIYEATKVAMTQAIEALNPQPDYLLLDAMKLPNIALPQESIIKGDAKSIAIAAASIVAKETRDQMMSEYEQQYPGYGFAENAGYGTAKHLAGLNSLGITPIHRKTFAPIKDMI, from the coding sequence TTGACACTAACGATTAAAAGCGCAAAAGAGCTGTTATTAAATCCTGATACACCGGTTGAAATAATCGCGGAACTTCGTCAAGATGAGCGAAAAGGCGTACAAACCTTAATTGCTCAATATGATCGTCGTCAAGCTAAAGAACAAGCGGCTAAGGAGTTGTTTGAACAAATGCAGGCCTTCGAACGTGCAGCCCGCCAGCAAGCGTATCAATACATTGCAGGTGTCGATGAAGTCGGACGCGGTCCATTAGCGGGGCCAGTCGTAGCAGCAGCCGTGATTTTACCTGAAAATCCAGACTTAGTCGGTTTGAATGATTCAAAACAATTAAGTCATGCTAAACGAGCAGAATTGTTAACGAAAATTAAAGAACAAGCGCTAGCGATTGGCATTGGGATTGTCTCACCAGAAGAAATTGATCGTATTAATATTTATGAAGCAACAAAAGTCGCTATGACCCAAGCGATTGAAGCCTTGAATCCGCAGCCGGATTACTTACTATTAGATGCGATGAAGTTACCTAATATTGCGTTGCCTCAAGAAAGTATTATTAAAGGTGATGCCAAAAGTATTGCGATTGCGGCAGCAAGTATTGTCGCAAAAGAAACACGTGATCAGATGATGAGCGAGTATGAGCAACAATATCCTGGGTATGGTTTTGCTGAAAATGCCGGTTACGGCACGGCTAAGCACTTAGCTGGATTAAATAGCTTAGGAATTACCCCAATTCATCGTAAAACCTTTGCACCAATCAAAGATATGATTTAA
- the ylqF gene encoding ribosome biogenesis GTPase YlqF — MKVIQWFPGHMAKARREVTEKLRYVDIVFELVDARLPISSRNPMLDEIVQHKPRLMLLNKADLADPVQTQKWQQYFEKQGYATLKLNSQEGRGIKQIVPAAQEVLKEKRERQKAKGLKEQAIRAMIIGIPNVGKSTLMNRLVKKNIAKTGNKPGVTKGQQWLKVGNELELLDTPGILWPKFEDPEIGKKLALTGAIKDNLLHLDDIALYAIQFFNDYYRQSLGKRYGFSEGDFELNNVDQLMLITKKRGFRDDYERASEMLIQEIRSGQVGRYTLDRVEIWEAEQLDTND; from the coding sequence ATGAAAGTAATTCAATGGTTTCCAGGCCACATGGCCAAAGCCAGAAGAGAAGTAACCGAGAAATTAAGGTATGTTGATATTGTGTTTGAGTTAGTCGATGCTCGATTACCAATCTCAAGTCGTAACCCGATGTTAGATGAGATTGTGCAGCATAAACCACGTCTAATGTTATTAAATAAGGCTGACTTAGCTGACCCGGTTCAAACTCAAAAATGGCAGCAATATTTTGAAAAACAAGGTTATGCTACTTTAAAACTGAATTCGCAAGAAGGACGTGGCATTAAACAAATCGTTCCAGCAGCGCAAGAAGTCTTAAAAGAAAAACGTGAACGCCAAAAAGCCAAAGGATTAAAAGAACAAGCAATACGTGCGATGATTATCGGGATTCCTAATGTTGGTAAATCGACGCTAATGAATCGTTTAGTCAAGAAAAATATTGCAAAAACAGGTAATAAGCCTGGTGTGACAAAAGGACAACAATGGTTAAAAGTCGGAAATGAATTGGAATTACTAGATACACCAGGGATTTTATGGCCTAAATTCGAAGATCCAGAAATCGGTAAAAAATTGGCGTTAACAGGTGCGATTAAAGATAATTTATTACATTTAGATGATATTGCCTTATATGCTATTCAATTTTTCAATGATTATTATCGTCAGTCATTAGGCAAACGCTATGGTTTCTCAGAAGGTGATTTCGAATTGAACAATGTGGATCAATTGATGTTGATTACAAAAAAACGTGGCTTTAGAGATGACTATGAGCGTGCGAGTGAGATGTTGATTCAAGAAATCCGTAGTGGCCAAGTAGGTCGTTATACCTTAGATCGTGTTGAAATTTGGGAGGCTGAGCAGCTTGACACTAACGATTAA